In Chloroflexota bacterium, a single genomic region encodes these proteins:
- the rpmG gene encoding 50S ribosomal protein L33 encodes MIIALACSQCKERNYTTTKNKKNDPDRLALRKYCPRCRVHTVHRETR; translated from the coding sequence ATAATCATCGCCCTGGCTTGCTCTCAATGTAAGGAACGCAACTATACAACGACCAAGAATAAGAAGAATGATCCGGACCGTCTGGCGTTGAGGAAGTATTGCCCACGTTGCCGGGTTCATACAGTGCATAGAGAAACAAGATGA